In Desulfovibrio sp. 86, the following proteins share a genomic window:
- a CDS encoding iron-containing alcohol dehydrogenase yields MWDNCCDYDTIREIRVKTTAYIGVGAIDKIDGILGNLKNEGVTSVLCVCGGHAYRASGAWDKAEAAALRQGIVLALYNRVMPNPTTDTINDAAALGRAVNAGAVLAIGGGSPLDCGKGAAVLLANPGKSAEDLFCFRFTPQKALPLVAVNLTHGTGSEVNRFAVVTVAGRNHRSIVGHDCSYPRYAIDDPALMTGLSAEQSRYVSIDALCRVVEAATTTVAGPLAVTLARETVGLVHRWLPTVLAEPQNLKARYGLCLAALQAGVVFDNSLLHMAHALEHPLSRFKKIPHGLALAMLLPAVIGECYAARPDVLAHVLEPLAPGLKGEPEEATAAAKAVENWLFSLGVKQKLLDLGVQESDVEDFCNFIEQTPSLGLLLSVAPVMSSRQRLARIYTNSLRPMP; encoded by the coding sequence GTGTGGGATAACTGCTGCGACTATGACACGATTCGCGAAATACGTGTTAAAACAACGGCATATATTGGCGTAGGCGCAATAGACAAGATTGACGGTATCCTGGGAAATTTGAAAAACGAGGGCGTTACATCAGTGCTCTGCGTTTGCGGCGGGCATGCCTACCGCGCTTCGGGCGCGTGGGACAAAGCCGAGGCCGCAGCGCTACGGCAAGGCATTGTACTGGCTCTGTATAACAGGGTCATGCCCAACCCGACCACGGATACCATCAATGACGCCGCAGCCCTCGGCCGGGCCGTCAATGCCGGAGCGGTGCTTGCCATAGGCGGCGGAAGCCCTCTGGACTGTGGCAAGGGGGCGGCTGTGCTTCTGGCCAACCCCGGTAAAAGCGCCGAAGACCTTTTTTGCTTTCGCTTCACGCCCCAAAAGGCCCTTCCGTTAGTTGCCGTCAACCTCACCCACGGCACGGGCAGTGAAGTAAACCGATTTGCGGTGGTTACCGTGGCCGGGCGCAACCACAGATCCATTGTTGGTCACGATTGCAGCTACCCGCGCTATGCCATTGACGATCCCGCCCTTATGACGGGGCTTTCGGCGGAGCAAAGCCGCTATGTGTCCATAGACGCGCTGTGCAGGGTAGTGGAGGCCGCAACCACCACAGTGGCAGGCCCACTGGCCGTAACCCTGGCCCGCGAGACTGTCGGGCTGGTGCACAGATGGCTGCCCACGGTGCTGGCTGAACCGCAAAATCTTAAGGCCCGTTATGGCCTGTGTCTGGCGGCGCTTCAGGCCGGTGTGGTTTTTGACAACAGCCTTTTGCACATGGCGCACGCGCTTGAACACCCGCTGAGCCGCTTCAAGAAAATTCCGCACGGTCTGGCGCTGGCCATGTTGCTGCCCGCCGTCATTGGTGAATGTTATGCCGCCAGGCCCGATGTGCTGGCCCATGTGCTTGAACCCCTGGCTCCCGGATTGAAGGGTGAGCCGGAAGAAGCCACAGCGGCGGCCAAGGCCGTAGAAAACTGGCTTTTCAGTCTGGGAGTAAAACAAAAACTCCTGGACTTGGGAGTCCAGGAGTCAGATGTGGAAGACTTCTGCAACTTCATCGAGCAGACGCCTTCGCTGGGTCTTCTGCTCTCGGTGGCGCCAGTCATGAGTTCCCGCCAGCGTTTGGCGAGAATCTACACGAACTCGTTACGCCCTATGCCGTGA
- a CDS encoding TOBE domain-containing protein — translation MQTSARNVFKGKVAAVHSGAVNDEVELSVEGGLSIVASITQVSTKKLGLKPGVEAVALIKASFVLLMNDAEKYLLSTRNQFAGTVSKVTPGAVNAEVLVDLPSGKSIASIVTMGSLASLGLAPGKKVTAIVKASQVILAVPK, via the coding sequence ATGCAAACCAGCGCAAGAAACGTTTTCAAGGGTAAGGTCGCGGCTGTACATTCCGGAGCCGTCAATGATGAAGTGGAATTGTCCGTTGAGGGTGGGTTGAGCATTGTTGCTTCCATCACCCAGGTCAGCACCAAAAAGCTGGGTCTCAAGCCCGGTGTGGAGGCCGTTGCCCTGATCAAGGCCAGTTTTGTGCTGCTCATGAACGACGCCGAAAAGTACCTTTTGTCCACCCGCAACCAGTTTGCGGGAACGGTGAGCAAGGTGACGCCCGGCGCGGTCAATGCCGAAGTGCTGGTTGACCTGCCCAGCGGCAAGTCCATTGCATCCATTGTCACCATGGGCAGCCTTGCCAGCCTTGGCCTGGCTCCCGGCAAAAAAGTCACGGCCATCGTAAAGGCTTCACAGGTTATTCTGGCGGTGCCGAAATAA
- a CDS encoding DVU_2496 family lipoprotein — MYVRLLLVALLALPLLACKKPASVAENDPLPPAEPCPYVYVAAPGNYIVDIASGSEVVLDPAVSEFELFCSPGTARAAVNYAVASGALPEGDWRIYRLDGNLDDLAYRSPQNRYTLKRMAEVVDWVTEDI; from the coding sequence ATGTACGTACGTCTTTTGCTGGTAGCGTTACTGGCTCTGCCCCTCCTGGCCTGCAAAAAGCCCGCGTCCGTGGCTGAAAACGACCCGTTGCCGCCTGCGGAGCCTTGCCCCTATGTCTATGTTGCCGCCCCGGGCAACTATATTGTGGACATTGCCAGCGGCTCCGAAGTGGTACTTGACCCCGCCGTCAGCGAATTCGAGCTCTTCTGCTCGCCCGGAACCGCCCGCGCGGCAGTCAATTACGCCGTGGCCAGTGGCGCTCTTCCCGAAGGGGATTGGCGCATCTACCGCCTTGACGGCAACCTGGACGACCTTGCCTACAGAAGTCCGCAGAACCGCTATACCCTCAAGCGTATGGCAGAGGTTGTGGATTGGGTGACGGAAGATATCTAG